GGTACACCGGTCATGGTACTAATGATCGCGGCCCAACCGGCACCACCCACGGCACCTGGAACCCATACGATTCGCACATCCCGTTGGTATTTATGGGCTGGGGCATTAAACACGGCAGCCTTACCCGCCAAACCCACATGACGGATATTTCGGCCACTATTGCCTCATTATTGCATATCCAGGCACCTAACGGTAATGTTGGCAAAACCATCAGCGAAGTTTTAAAATAATGTTGAAATAATATTGATCCCGGCAGGCCCGGTTTACGTTAAAGTCCGAAAGATTCTTTGTAGTTTTTCGGACTTTATATTTCAGGCCGATTTTTGGATTTTAACAATGAAAAAATACGTTTCTAAATTTCATTACCTCACGCATGATCTCCCTGGCTTTAGCCACATACAGCAGGTGCAAATGGCCTGCAGCGCCGGCGCCAACTGGATTCAATACCGTTGCCTAACCAAACCCGAAGACGAGCTGGTGGATGAAATAAACGAAATAGCCGAAATATGTGACGAGTGGGGAGCAACCCTTATCATAGCCAACCACTACGACCTGATTGACCGGGTTGATGCCCAGGGTGTACATATTGACGATACCGATGCCGATCTGCCCACCATCCGCAAGGTTATCGGCCAGGATAAAACCCTCGGTGTATCGGCTGCTGATACCGATGAACTATTAAAATTGCAAAGCACCGGCGTGGTTGATTATTATGCTTATGGCCCTTTCGCATCTGTTGTAACCGAAGAACCGGACGGCTCCATCCCAATAGGATTTAACGGTTACCGCCAGTTGGAGAAACTGGGCATTGAAATTCCGGTAATAGCTGTTGGCGGAATTCAATTGGGCGATGTAGAAAATCTGCTTCAAACGGGCGTAGATGGCATAGCCGTATCGTCGGCCATAAATCTTGTTGCCGATCCGGCTACGAAGGTTAAAGAGTTTTACAGGAAGCTTTATTAGCAGTAGGATTACTTATACATTATTTGCCAATTAGTTGCGGTTAATTCATCAAGCGAATATTCCAACCGTTTGAGGTACTTTTTATTCCCGGGCAGATAGCTCATATCCGCGCCGCCTCTTTGGTATTTGGCTAATGAATCGGTGCTGAAAACATAGATATACAAACTTTTACTTTTGCTTTGTTTAATATATTCAAGCCAGGCATTTTCTCCCGATTTGCTTATCAAAGAAGTATCACTGGGCGCTATGCTTTCTGAAATATAGTAGGCAATTTCATTGTTGGTACGTTTGGTTGTATCATTACTCACTTCTACCGCAATACGAGCCTGCGAGTTATTGATAACAGACATCCGATAGTCGGTGTAATCCATAATACAGCCCGTGAGCAGTATGGGCGCAAATAATAAAATCAGCTTCTTCATAGTTTGGTTTATCTCCTATTAATACATGGTTAATAAAAAGGTGACCGTTATTATTATACTACGGTCATAAAACACCTCTTCTACATCCAATCCCAATAAAAACCCCATCTTTATATTTTCATTTAATATTCATCTCATCCATCTACATTAGCAATGTCATCACATCATATAGTACGCGAAAAACAGGAACCTGCTTTACTGGTTTTAAGTATGGATACTTTTGATGAGGAGATGCTGGGCCAGCTGCTGGAGTGGAGCCCTACTGTTATTTGCACTATTGATACTGCCGAAAAGCTGAACGCGCTTGAAATAAAGGTTGATTGGATAATAAGTGACAACGATACAGCAGATCTGCAATCGGACGTAAAGCTGGTGCCGGTTGGCGAAGATGGGGCAACTGTATCGGCCTTAAAATACCTGGTTCAAAACAACTATCCATCGGTAAATGTAGTTGTTGATGATTTTGAACCCGGCAATTTTGAGTTGTATGCCGATAAGATAAACCTGGTGGTGTTTAAAGGCTCCCAAAAGATCTACCCGGTTAATTCAGGCTTCAGCAAATGGAAACCCGCAAATGAGTTCATTGAATTACTATCTCAGCCCACAAGTTTAAACACAAGTGGCCTTGAAGCGCTTGGTAGCAACAGGTACAAAACCACGCATGATGGTTTCTTTACCCTGCAGTTTGAACCATCTTTTTTGTTCATTGCCGAAGATCTGGAGTAGCTAAACAAGCTGCCGGTACGTATAGTTAATATTGGCGGGCTTTTTGAATAAAAAATAATTAAAAACGCGTTAAACCGTTTAAACATTTAATAGTCTATATATTTATATCAGCAAAAAACACCATGCTGATCAGTTAAAAAATCTTTCATCATGAAAAGGACATATAAAAATCTGTTAACAATTGCTTTGGGGGGCCTGTTGAGCTTATCCTTAGCATTTAATGCCGATGCACAACGCGGTGGTGGATCTCGTGGCGGTAGCGGTGGTGGAGGCGGCGGAGGTGGCGGTTCGCGCCCATCCGGAGGCGGTAGTAGTGGCGGAGGTGGTGGAAGTTTTTCCCGTCCTTCGGGTGGAAGTTTTTCACGCCCTGCTCCTTCAATTGGTGGTGGCCAGGCTATAGCACCCCCATCACGCAGTTACGGCGGCAGCCCACGTGGCAGTTACGGCGGTTCAATAGCCCCGTCATCAGGCCAGTACGGCGGGCGCGGCAGTTATGGTATCAGGCCTAATGGCTCGGCTGTTGCTCCGCAACGTAGTTATGGCAGCACCGGTCGTACAGTATATGGCGGCATAGGCCGCGGTGGTTATTCCACTGTCGACAGGCGCGCTTATAACGGCGGTCGCGGTACATTTTACCGTGGCGGTGGTTACGCTTATGGCGGCCGCAGGGTTTACCCGGGTACTTACTATGGTGGCCGTTACGGTGGCCGCGGTGGTTATTTTGGTAACCACTATTATTATCCATATCGTAACTACTATTGGTCAAATTACTATCCGCGTTTAGGTTTTAGCATTGGTTATTTACCTTATGGCTATTATCCTTTCTGGTGGGGCGATTATCAGTATTACTATTCGGATGGTTTGTACTACCGCCAGTACAATGATCAATACACCGTGGTTGAGCCACCGGTAGGTGCCGAAATTAAAAGCCTGCCATCTGGTGCCGAATCAATCACCATTAACGGCGAACAGTACTATGAGTTAAACGGCGTTTACTACCAGCCATATACCAAAGATGACGGAACCACTGTTTACGTAATTGCCGGTAAAGATGGCGAGTTAAATACCGATCAGGGTAATGGCGGCGCCGACACCATGGATCAGGGCCCGCAAATTGGCGATATTGTAGGCCAGTTGCCTCCCGATTGCAGGAAGATTAAAATAAACGGCGAAAAGCTGTTTGTATCGCCTGATGGTTTTTACTACCAGGAAACCGAGCAGAATGGCAATAAAGCTTACAAAATTGTAGGCACCCCATCTGATGATCCGGAAGATAACGGTGGCGATAGCGATCAAAACCCCAATCAGCAGTAATTAATAAAAATTCAGCATATATATCAGGGCTGCTTCTATAAGGAGGCAGCCTTTTTTATTTCCGGATATTTGACATAGATGGCCGGTACTTCATTATGCTATAAAAGTATTAGTGTGCAAGCCGGCTAATGGCTAATTTTATTGCACCATGAAACACTACGTTTTTCTGCTATTTATATTGTTTAGCAAGCTTGCATCTGCCCAAAACAACCAGTTAAGGCTTTTTACGGCCGATAACCCGTTACTAAAGTACGTAGGCCGCTTTGAAATGACTAACCCGCGGGCTCCCCGCGTGTGGACGGCCGGTGCTTATATGCTGGCCCGCTTTAAAGGCAAACAATGCGAAGTGCTGGTTAACGATGAGGTAATGTACGGCAAAAGCCATAATTATTTAGAGATTGTGGTTAACGATAAAAGGCCTTATCGCATTAAAACCACCGGAAAAACAAATGTAATTGCTATTCCGGATAGTTTGCTTAATGATGGTGCAAACACCCTGTTAATTTGCAAGGATACCGAAACGCACATTGGTTATATTGAATTTGCGGGCATCCGTTGTGCACAATTGCTGCCGCTTAAACATCAGTCTAAACATAAAATCGAATACTTTGGCGATTCGATAACCAGCGGCGCAGGCATGGATCTTTCGGCAGTGCCCTGCGATAAGGGGGAGTGGTACGATCAGCACAATGCTTACATGAGTTACGGCGCCCGAACCTCGCGCAACCTGGATGCTGAATGGCAGCTTACCTCGGTTGCAGGCATAGGTCTGGTACACAGTTGCTGCGATATGAAGGTGGTGATGCCGCAGGTATATGATAAACTTTACCTCCGTAATGATTCACTGGCCTGGGATTTTAAACGCTACCGGCCCGATGTGGTAACCGTATGCCTTGGTCAGAATGACGGTGTACAGGATTCAACCTTGTTTTGCAGTACTTACGTTAAATTTATTGATACCCTCCGCGCAAAATATCCTGATGCTGACATTGTTTGCCTTACCAGCCCCATGGCTGACGCCAAACTTACAGCCGTGCTGCAGCGTTATCTGACAACCATCACAGCTTATGTAAATAATAGGGGCGATAAAAAAGTAAGCCGGTATTTCTTTTCCTGCAGATATTGGAGTGGTTGCGGTACCCACCCCGATCTGGCCGAACATGAATTGATTGCTAATGAGCTTACCGCTTATATTAAACGCCTGAAAGGGTGGTAGGCACAGGCTGTTGATTTGTTATTTACTAATTTTTTTAGGATTTAGCATTTTCTTTTCTGAATTTTACGTTTATGAACAATCTCCCGCCATTAGCCGAACGTATGCGCCCCAAATCGCTTGATGATTATGTGGGGCAAAAGCATTTGGTGGGGCCGGGAGCTGTACTGCGTAAAGCCATCGAATCGGGCGCCTTACCCTCCATGATATTCTGGGGGCCGCCTGGGGTTGGTAAAACCACTTTGGCTTATATCATTTCTCAATCCTTATTCAGGCCGTTCTTTGCTTTAAGTGCCATTAATTCGGGCGTAAAGGATGTGCGGGAGGTGATTGAAAAAGCATCCCTGATGAAAGCGCAGGGAGGCACGCTGCCCATTTTGTTTATTGATGAGATCCACCGTTTCTCTAAATCGCAGCAGGATTCATTGCTGGGCGCTGTTGAGCGGGGCATTGTTACGCTGATAGGCGCTACCACCGAAAATCCATCCTTCGAGGTAATCTCGGCTTTGCTGTCGCGTGCGCAGGTTTATATTTTGCAGCCGCTGGCCGAGCAGGATCTGATCGATCTGCTAAACAAAGCCATGAAGGAAGACGAGGTGCTGCAGCAAAAAAAGATCACCATAAAAGATTATGAAGCCCTGTTGCGCCTCTCGGGCGGGGATGCCCGCAAGCTGCTCAATATTTTCGAGCTGCTGGTAAATGCTTTTGATAAGCGTGATGTGGTGCTAACTAACGAGGTTGTGCTTGAACATGTACAACAAAACATGGCCCTGTATGATAAAACCGGCGAGCAGCATTATGATATCATTTCGGCCTTTATCAAATCTATGCGTGGCTCTGATCCAAACGGGGCGGTTTACTGGCTGGCGCGGATGATAGTAGGGGGTGAGGATCCGCTGTTTATAGCCCGGAGGATGCTGATCCTTGCATCAGAGGATATCGGCAATGCCAACCCCAATGCCCTGCTGCTGGCGCAAAGCTGCTTTGAGGCGGTGAATAAAATAGGTATGCCCGAGTCGCAGCTTATTCTGTCGCAAACGGCCATCTATCTCGCTACATCGCCAAAAAGTAATTCGGCTACTACAGCCATTGGTGCTGCCATAGCTTTGGTTAAGCAAACCGGCGATCTGCCCGTGCCTTTACATCTGCGCAATGCCCCAACCAAATTCATGAAAAATATAGGTTACGGTAAAGACTACAAATACGCCCACAGCTACGAAGGTAATTTTACCGATCTTGATTTTTTACCCGATGCCCTGCGCGGAACAAAAATTTACGAACCCGGTAACAACGCCCGCGAAAACGAATCAAAAGAAAAGTTAAGAAAACTTTGGGGCGACAGGTATAAATACTAATTTACACCCTGTACTACAAGGCATACTTTAGGTTATATATGCCGCAAACCTTAACCGCTTATATCTATGATCTCTACCTTTCTCAGTCATGAGCTAAAAGCATTCTGGCGATCAAAAAACACCGGAAAAAGCATTGCCATACGCGTGGTGATGGGCTTAATGATCTTATACTTGTTCGGCCTTGTGCTTCTTGCAGGTTTGTATTTAAATGATATCCTGGAGGGAGTTTTTAAGCACGATGATGTCACAGTATCTTTTTGTGGTATTATCCTTATTTACTTTTTATTCGATTTGCTGATGCGTATGCAGCTACAAGAGTTGCCAACATTAAAAGTGCAGCCTTATCTGCATCTGCCTATTAAACGAAACACGGTTGTGGGCTACCTGGCGTTTACGGCCATGTTATCTGTTTTTAACCTATGGCCCATCATCCTTTTTGTACCTTTTGTATTAAAAGTGATCCTTGCCGATTCGGGCCTGGTAACCGCGTTGGTTTTTATAATAGCTATTGCAGGCTTAATGCTTTTCAATAATTATTTTTCGCTGTTTATTAAGCGCAAGGCCAATCTTAACGGCTGGGTTTTTCTGGGCTTTGCGGCTGGGTTAATTCTTATTATCCTGGGCGATTTTCGCTTTCACCTGTATTCGGTGCGCAGTATTTCCTACCTGTATTTCGGACACTTGATCAGTAACCCGGTATTGGTATTGCTGCCCGTGATCCTTGCCGCTGCAATGTATTATATCAATTTTTCCTATCTCAAACAAAACCTGTATCTCGAAGAGCTGAGCTCGCGCAAGGCCTCAGCCTATAAAAGCAGTACCGAGTTTCCGCTGTTAAGCCGTTTTGGCCGCGTGGGCGACCTGGTAGCTAACGAACTGAAACTGATCTTCCGCAATAAACGCCCCCGCTCGGCGTTGGTAATGGGCTTGTTTTTTATGTTTTACGGGTTGATATTTTACACCAACGCCTTATACGGTCAGTCGTGGTATATTTTTGTGGGTATGTTCATGACCGGTATTTTTATTATCAGTTACGGGCAGTTCATGTACAGCTGGCAGGCCGCCCATTTTGATGGCCTGCTGGTAACCAAAATTAATTTTGCCGATTTTTTAAAAGCCAAATACCTGTTGTTCACCATCATCTCTACGGTGGCTTTTATCCTCACCACTCCTTACGCTTACTTCGGTTGGAAAATAGTATTGGTGCATTTTGTAATGTACCTCTGGAATATTGGTATCAACACCACCATCGTGCTGTTTTTTGCCAACCGCAATGCCAAGCGCATCGACCTGTCGAAAGGGGCCTCATTTAACTGGGAAGGTGTAGGCGCAACGCAAATGCTGCTTTCTTTCCCGCTTATTATAACGCCGTATATCATTTACCTGCCATTCCAGTTGTTTAAGCATGCTGATATAGGGTTAGCGATCCTTGCCGCTACGGGAATCACATTTATTTTAACCCGCGATTTCTGGATCAAAAAACTGGAAGAGGATTTTATGCAAAAACGTTACACCATTGCCGAAGGCTTCAGAAACAAATAATATGATCGAAGTAAAAAACATTAAAAAGGTTTACAACGGCATTACCGTAGTAAATGTACCCGAACTGCAAATAAACAAGGGCGAAAGTGTAGGCCTGGTTGGCAATAACGGCGCAGGCAAAACTACGCTGTTCCGGATGGTGCTTGATTTAATCCGCGCCGAAAGCGGAGAGGTGCTCTCTAACGGTGAAACGGTTGCTGGGCACGAGCACTGGAAGGATTATACCGCCGCCTATCTCGACGAGGGTTTTTTGATAGACTACCTTACCCCCGAAGAGTATTTTTATTTTGTTGGAGGATTGCATAACTACAACCGCGCACATGTGGATGAAGTGCTGACCGGCCTCAGCGATTTTTTTAACGGCGAGATCCTGAAGAAAGGAAAATACATCCGTGATCTATCCAAAGGAAACCAATGTAAAGTTGGGGTAGCCGCCTGCCTGCTGCAGGAGCCGCAATTACTGATGCTGGATGAGCCTTTCGCCAATATCGATCCGAGCACGCAATTCAGGCTCAAAAATTTACTTAAAGATCTCAACAAAAATAAAGGCGTAACCACCATTGTGTCCAGTCACGATTTGAATCATATTACCGATGTGTGCGACCGCATTTTGCTGATGGAAAAAGGTGCGATTATAAAAGATATTGCCAAGGGTTCGTCAACGCTGGATGAATTGGAAGCGTATTTTGGGGTGTAGGGGCCGCCTGCTACCTAAAAGGGGGAGAGCTTGGTTGGCTATCAGTTTTTTAAGAGGCTGTATCATAAATTAAAATGATGCAGCCTCTTTTTTCGTGGTTTTGGAAAGTCCTCTTGTGTATAAGCACTCCTTTCAGGGGGCAGGCGGGGCATTCAATAAATCATCCGTCAGTTTTTCAAACTCGTTGGTAAACTCGGTATAATGCTCGCCGGTACCGGGGCCGCTAAAGCCGGTGTGTATTTTTTGCACATCGCCGTTTTTATCAATAATAATAGTAGTAGGGAAGCCTACAACTTTTGCCAGCATGGGGAGGCTTTGGGCGGTTTGTTTTTTATCGCTGGTGTAGCCGGTTATCAATAGTGGGTAGGTAACATTAAACCTGTCTTTAACCTGTTGCAGCGCTTTTTTCGATTTTTCAAAATCGGTAGTGCGCTCGTAGGCCAGGCCAATTACTTCTACACCTTTATGATGGTATTTTTTGTAGTAGTTAACCATATAGGCGGTTTCGTCCATACAGTTGGGGCACCATGATCCTAATATCTGAACAATAACCACTTTGTTTTTATAGCGGGCATCATCCAGCGATACCGTTTTGCCATCCAGATCTTTAAAGCTGAACGCGATTTTTTTATAGCCTGGTTTTAATGAGGTAAGCGAATAGGCATCGGGCAGTTTAGCGTTTTCGTCTCTTAGGGCTTTCCATCCTTCCTGTGCCGAATATCCCGCGTAAAATTTACCATCGGTAATGGTTTTATCATCATTAATGGTAGCAGTAAACGTGTAGGCATGTCCGCCATCAAAGGTGGATAGATATAGTTTATGGCCACTTACCGATCCCTCTAAAAACCGGTAATCGCCGGTGGTGGTGAGGAATGTGCCGGTAAGTTTATTGCCGCTTTGCTTAAACTCGGCTACAGTGGTATCTGCTCCGGCACCTTCGCCAAAAACAGCCGACCAGCGCCCGGTGATATCTGCTGCCGGTTTTTCGGCATCTTTTAAAAATCGCCATGAGGTATTGGGGGTAGCATTAAATTCAATCAGCAAATCATTATCGGCCAGGTGACGCACCCAGTTACCGCTCAGGTTTCCGCCATCCAGCTTCAATTTAAATTCGGAATTGAAGAGGGGCATGTGTATAAAAACCGAATCGCCTTTGGCGCTTACATCGGTTACTTTAAAGCGTTCGGCACCGTTAATAATGGCCAGCTGTTGTTTGCCGCCGGTGTTGCTTACATCAAAATTAAAAGGAATTTCGGTGCCCGATTTGGTTTTTAGGGCGCCGCGCCATACGCCGGTTTGCAGTTTGGTTTGGGCAAAGCCGGTTTGCAGCAATAGCATGCCGCAAATACCGGCCGCGATATTTTTGAAAGTCATACTTAAATATATAGTCTACTAAATCTATATACTTTCAAAGGTATAAAAACAACGGCGTTATTTCAACACTCCGCGCGAAATGACAATTCTTTGAATTTCAGAGGTCCCTTCATAAATCTGGGTAATCTTGGCATCACGCATCAGGCGCTCAACGTGGTATTCTTTCACGTAACCGTAACCGCCGTGAA
The sequence above is a segment of the Mucilaginibacter celer genome. Coding sequences within it:
- a CDS encoding thiamine phosphate synthase; amino-acid sequence: MKKYVSKFHYLTHDLPGFSHIQQVQMACSAGANWIQYRCLTKPEDELVDEINEIAEICDEWGATLIIANHYDLIDRVDAQGVHIDDTDADLPTIRKVIGQDKTLGVSAADTDELLKLQSTGVVDYYAYGPFASVVTEEPDGSIPIGFNGYRQLEKLGIEIPVIAVGGIQLGDVENLLQTGVDGIAVSSAINLVADPATKVKEFYRKLY
- a CDS encoding thiamine diphosphokinase, translated to MSSHHIVREKQEPALLVLSMDTFDEEMLGQLLEWSPTVICTIDTAEKLNALEIKVDWIISDNDTADLQSDVKLVPVGEDGATVSALKYLVQNNYPSVNVVVDDFEPGNFELYADKINLVVFKGSQKIYPVNSGFSKWKPANEFIELLSQPTSLNTSGLEALGSNRYKTTHDGFFTLQFEPSFLFIAEDLE
- a CDS encoding DUF6515 family protein: MKRTYKNLLTIALGGLLSLSLAFNADAQRGGGSRGGSGGGGGGGGGSRPSGGGSSGGGGGSFSRPSGGSFSRPAPSIGGGQAIAPPSRSYGGSPRGSYGGSIAPSSGQYGGRGSYGIRPNGSAVAPQRSYGSTGRTVYGGIGRGGYSTVDRRAYNGGRGTFYRGGGYAYGGRRVYPGTYYGGRYGGRGGYFGNHYYYPYRNYYWSNYYPRLGFSIGYLPYGYYPFWWGDYQYYYSDGLYYRQYNDQYTVVEPPVGAEIKSLPSGAESITINGEQYYELNGVYYQPYTKDDGTTVYVIAGKDGELNTDQGNGGADTMDQGPQIGDIVGQLPPDCRKIKINGEKLFVSPDGFYYQETEQNGNKAYKIVGTPSDDPEDNGGDSDQNPNQQ
- a CDS encoding SGNH/GDSL hydrolase family protein, which encodes MKHYVFLLFILFSKLASAQNNQLRLFTADNPLLKYVGRFEMTNPRAPRVWTAGAYMLARFKGKQCEVLVNDEVMYGKSHNYLEIVVNDKRPYRIKTTGKTNVIAIPDSLLNDGANTLLICKDTETHIGYIEFAGIRCAQLLPLKHQSKHKIEYFGDSITSGAGMDLSAVPCDKGEWYDQHNAYMSYGARTSRNLDAEWQLTSVAGIGLVHSCCDMKVVMPQVYDKLYLRNDSLAWDFKRYRPDVVTVCLGQNDGVQDSTLFCSTYVKFIDTLRAKYPDADIVCLTSPMADAKLTAVLQRYLTTITAYVNNRGDKKVSRYFFSCRYWSGCGTHPDLAEHELIANELTAYIKRLKGW
- a CDS encoding replication-associated recombination protein A, with amino-acid sequence MNNLPPLAERMRPKSLDDYVGQKHLVGPGAVLRKAIESGALPSMIFWGPPGVGKTTLAYIISQSLFRPFFALSAINSGVKDVREVIEKASLMKAQGGTLPILFIDEIHRFSKSQQDSLLGAVERGIVTLIGATTENPSFEVISALLSRAQVYILQPLAEQDLIDLLNKAMKEDEVLQQKKITIKDYEALLRLSGGDARKLLNIFELLVNAFDKRDVVLTNEVVLEHVQQNMALYDKTGEQHYDIISAFIKSMRGSDPNGAVYWLARMIVGGEDPLFIARRMLILASEDIGNANPNALLLAQSCFEAVNKIGMPESQLILSQTAIYLATSPKSNSATTAIGAAIALVKQTGDLPVPLHLRNAPTKFMKNIGYGKDYKYAHSYEGNFTDLDFLPDALRGTKIYEPGNNARENESKEKLRKLWGDRYKY
- a CDS encoding DUF5687 family protein; its protein translation is MISTFLSHELKAFWRSKNTGKSIAIRVVMGLMILYLFGLVLLAGLYLNDILEGVFKHDDVTVSFCGIILIYFLFDLLMRMQLQELPTLKVQPYLHLPIKRNTVVGYLAFTAMLSVFNLWPIILFVPFVLKVILADSGLVTALVFIIAIAGLMLFNNYFSLFIKRKANLNGWVFLGFAAGLILIILGDFRFHLYSVRSISYLYFGHLISNPVLVLLPVILAAAMYYINFSYLKQNLYLEELSSRKASAYKSSTEFPLLSRFGRVGDLVANELKLIFRNKRPRSALVMGLFFMFYGLIFYTNALYGQSWYIFVGMFMTGIFIISYGQFMYSWQAAHFDGLLVTKINFADFLKAKYLLFTIISTVAFILTTPYAYFGWKIVLVHFVMYLWNIGINTTIVLFFANRNAKRIDLSKGASFNWEGVGATQMLLSFPLIITPYIIYLPFQLFKHADIGLAILAATGITFILTRDFWIKKLEEDFMQKRYTIAEGFRNK
- a CDS encoding ABC transporter ATP-binding protein, encoding MIEVKNIKKVYNGITVVNVPELQINKGESVGLVGNNGAGKTTLFRMVLDLIRAESGEVLSNGETVAGHEHWKDYTAAYLDEGFLIDYLTPEEYFYFVGGLHNYNRAHVDEVLTGLSDFFNGEILKKGKYIRDLSKGNQCKVGVAACLLQEPQLLMLDEPFANIDPSTQFRLKNLLKDLNKNKGVTTIVSSHDLNHITDVCDRILLMEKGAIIKDIAKGSSTLDELEAYFGV
- a CDS encoding peroxiredoxin family protein, which translates into the protein MTFKNIAAGICGMLLLQTGFAQTKLQTGVWRGALKTKSGTEIPFNFDVSNTGGKQQLAIINGAERFKVTDVSAKGDSVFIHMPLFNSEFKLKLDGGNLSGNWVRHLADNDLLIEFNATPNTSWRFLKDAEKPAADITGRWSAVFGEGAGADTTVAEFKQSGNKLTGTFLTTTGDYRFLEGSVSGHKLYLSTFDGGHAYTFTATINDDKTITDGKFYAGYSAQEGWKALRDENAKLPDAYSLTSLKPGYKKIAFSFKDLDGKTVSLDDARYKNKVVIVQILGSWCPNCMDETAYMVNYYKKYHHKGVEVIGLAYERTTDFEKSKKALQQVKDRFNVTYPLLITGYTSDKKQTAQSLPMLAKVVGFPTTIIIDKNGDVQKIHTGFSGPGTGEHYTEFTNEFEKLTDDLLNAPPAP